TATATTTTTGAAAGAAATGTAGATCTTTTGACAATTTTTTGTTGAGTTCACAAATAGAAACACTATTTTCATGGAAAATCTTTGGAGTCACTCCTttatacatgtatttctttattttcccattttttgttttatttcaaTTATGCATACTTAACATTACAGATGTTCCTAAAATTAGatgtcttttttttccttttgcaaTCACATTTTAATGGGTCACTTGTGCCCAAGAAAAATCTTTGTCCAGGTTTGAAAAGCCAGCAGCTTAAACCCAGGGAGGGACAGAAATGTAAATAACACAGAAACAGAAGAAGCGAGTTCCTATTCCCCCGCCGCTGAACTCTCAACGCCGGCGGCGCCTCGCTGGCTCAAGGTCCCTCGAGGAGATGGCAGCAGCGGGGTCCGAATCGGAGATGCAGGCGGACTTGGCGGCGCAGCGGGCGGCTTGCGAGCGGCAGGTCGCCGCCGGCCGGGACCCCTCCGCCTGGGCGGCCTTCCGCGCCGGCCTACACTCCGCCCGCTCCGGCGCCCAACAAACTTTCTCGCGCAAAGGCACGCCCGCCTCCTCCCTCCCTCTGTCCCTCCCCTTCTCAACCGGCGCAGCCGAATGTGGGGGGATTTCCGCTCGCCGAATGAAATCCTTCAAATCTGATCGGCGAGGTTTCTCCTCCGTGTCGCATCGCAGGGGACCTCGCCGGGCTCCAGAAGCAGCTCCGCGACCTGGAGGCCGACCTTGCGCAAACCCTGTCCCGTAAGTCCGCACACCCTGAATGAACTCTGCACATTTCTTTCCGCGTTTACGTGCGAGTTCCTGGATGATTGGTCATTGCAAAATCTGGGTGTCAACTTTTGTTTGCAGTCAAAATCGCCAAGGAGAGGAAACGCGAGCGCATGAGGGAGTCGATCTCGGCCTCGGCTGCCGCAGGTGAGCAGCTCAGGAACACCATCGCCGATCAGATGAACAGGAGAGTCCAACATGCCGCGGCCGTATCGCGTGCGCTCGACGGTAAACTTCGACATTGTTAGTTTGCCATTCGTGGGGGAGTTAGTGCTGCCGTAGTATATATACTGTTGAAACAGTGTAGCTTTATATCTCTTGTCCCACTAATTCCCCCTTGATTAAACTGTGCCTACATTGATGAAGTTCATGTACCGTGACAGCCGTCGAGGCTCTTGAAACGAAGGACAGCGAAGATGAACAATGGAGGGAAGATATAGACAAAGCTGTTTCATGGTACCAGCAGTTTGCCGGCTTCCAGGTCGTTGAGAAAGTAGGAGGTAAACCGATAACTTGTGCTGCTGTGCTGAAGGAAAATCACCATGTTTCCTCCTGACAAATGTTCTGTTTCCCTCAAGGTGTGAGATTCATCTTTGACAAAGTTGACTCGCAAGTTCCCGAGAAGGAGTTCTCGATGGTCTTAAACTTTGACAAAGACTCCGAGGAACTGCTCAAGGATTTGAACCTCGCTAACGATCTACCCAAGTTTGTAAGAATAACCCGAGAAAGGATCCAGGCTGCTTCGATGAATGGTACCCAATATTTAGTTTTTTGCTGAGCAAACGAGCATAGGTTCATAAACATCTCAGATCAGTGCAACAAACAATCTGCATGTCCACCCTTTACTGTTGTGTGTTAGTAAGCTTAAACATGCCTGTTTCCTCCCAGTAACCATGTGTACACTGGTGACTCTTTGATTTTGGTGTTTGAGGATTGCTGAAATCAGATGTAGATGTTCTAAATGATCCAGTGCATTATTTTCACGTAGAAGATTTTGGGTTTTGTATGCTCTCATGAACCGTGCACATAAGCTTCCATCTTTAAAATCTTTGATTTTTATTTCTTTGATTCCACAGGGACTCTTCCTGTAAGCACAATGGTTTGTCCAGATGCTTCCCCTCTACAAATCTCATCTCCGCCGATGATGTCAGTTGATTCTAGCAGCAGAAATGATGCTGACCAAAGCCACTCCCAAAGTAAGAACAAGAAGAAGGCTCTTCCTGCTAAGAGAAGAGCTTCTGCCTTGTCGGCAGCATCTCCTGGCTCTGTGCGTCGCTCCCCACGTTTTCCGGTAACTTGTCTCATCTCTTCTAGATATTTTTCAAGTTTGTGTGTAGATGAATCACTAGCAGACTACCTCCTTGTAAACTGATTTAGTAATGATTTCTCACCAAGTGTCAAAAGTACCCCAAAACTTGGTATGACCATTGGGAATTGATGAAACTAGGAAAAATTGATAAATCTAGATTAGCTAGTGCTGATTTTCCAGCTTTCATTGGGATCAGCTACCCTCATGCCAGCTTCATTAAAAGAATTGCACATTTGAGGCAAGGCGATTATTTTCAGTTACCACTGGGTTAGTATCCTGTCACAGCAAAAATGGCAATCTATGGCAGTAACTGTATGTTGCGTTATATTTTCAATTATACTGTAGACTAGCCAACCAATGTTATTTTCAGTGAAtgtgcacatttactttctttatAGTAGAAGAGGCAGCGAGAAATGGGAATTGCATTCACAGATCGTACTCTTAACACCCCACGCTGCATTTCCATTCAGTTCAGACCAACGAGCGTGCACTCTGTTCTGAGCCCTATTATGCAAAGCCCAGCCATATGACATATTCATGGAGGGAAAAAGGCGAGTCCTCAAAGATGAATAGCTTAAGAGAAATAACTCTTTCTTTTTTTTGCATCCCCTTTGCGCAGGGACATGTGAGTCCTCAGGAAGCAGACTCTGACCACGGAAAACTAAGCCCTGACTGATGACTGCGTGTTCTGCTCTCGCTGCCCCTATGTAAACATGGCTGAGCATAGGTTTCTACCTTTGGCTGCCTCCAAAAAAATACAAGATTGTGTCATGAAAGAAGAAACAGTTTGAAGACCTTGAAATTTTGTTGGTTTCTTTCATACTTATTTTGTAATAGTTAAAGTCAGCTGGTGTCTTATTGCCATGTACTATTATTTATTACtataaatatatgtggtattgattgtaaaAAAATGACATAAGGTGCAAACCTGTATAAAGAACATTCAACCAAGCATATATAGCGTACATGAGAATCAAGAAGTCTTTGTCTTACAAGTAGACATGCATGTAGAATGACCACATGATAAAAAGGGCATGATAAGCAATTCAAATGACATGCTAAACACATATCCCATGCTCACAACGTGTTTCCAAAAGATGAGTTAACAGAGACTAGAGGTGTATATAAGCCCCTATATATACCCTTTCCTTAGTATGTCAACAAATTGAATGTGATATGATATCAGGTTTGCTTACCCCTAGCTTGGCTTACCTAAAATATTAGAGGAAAACAAAAAGATCTCCTCACCCATTGAAATAGAACTAGAACTCTTTTCTAGTACCTTTCCATTATGCTCGACAAGCccttatatatacactcaatccGTCTAGCCAACCATAGGTCTTGTTGTCCCATACATTACCGTACTTGCTTGTCTGCATATCCGTTTTCCTGTTGATTTTTGTGAGGAGGTGTTCTCCGACAACTCGTCCGACGATCAACCTACATGGATCCATTCTCTCGATCCAACCGCACGGATCGAGCTATACCTCTAGACTTGGACTAGCAGTACAACCGTGAACCGATGGCACGCGTGCCCACTAGTATTCTAGTCCATGGTAGATCAAATTTAGagcccaccagactcaatccaccCGACCGCTCCCCTCCTCGTTTCAGTATACCGCATTCAATGTGGTTACACCCGATATGATTATTCTATTATTTTATATCACATGAGTGACTGCGGATTTTTGTTTTTGGTTGCGGTCCATCGTTTCGACCGAAAAATGGTGTAAGTTCCTTGGTTCCGTGTGACTGCAACATCTTCGGCATGTACCGAAGGTGGATGTATTTTTTATGTGTGATATGTTATGTATGCACTGTTGAGTGTGCTCCTTTCGAAATTAAATAAAGTTCTAGCTTTATCCTAAGTAAAACTTATTTAAGTCTGGCCGAGTCTATAAGAGATGTGCTAATACCTACTAATTTCAAACATGTGCAAATTTGGCCAATGATTTGCTCTCCACCTTTTTAGGGGCATAGAAGTTAAACTGGTAGTCTCCGAGGGTGTGAAGGCAAACTCAACACCAAATTACCAATCGCAGCACGTGTTCAGTCCAACTCCAACGAGAGAAAAGGGACTATTTTTCTTGGTGCGCCTCCGCCTCGATCCCATCGCCGCTTCCTCCTCGATCTCGCCGCCGCCCGCCATGGCGAAGGCGAAGCCCTCGTCCTCGTCGTCGAAGCAGCCGCAGCAGCAGAACGGCGGCCACGCGGTGCCGTCGAAGCTGGCGCGGTACCTGGACCCGGAGGCGTCGTGGGACAAGGACCAGCTGCTGGACGCGGTGCACTGGATCCGGCAGGCGGTGGGGCTCGCCTGCGGCCTCCTCTGGGGCTCCCTGCCCCTCGTCGGCGGCATCTGGATCGCCCTGTGAGTGCCCGCACCGCACGCCTTTCTCTCTCGCCGCCTGCGTAATTGATCCATGTAGTGCACTAGTCTAGTTATGCCTGAGCTGAATTTTGCGAGATCCTTGACTAGTCCATTGTGAGGAGTACCTGCTTGAGGACAACTACACTTGTTCTCGCTGCAATGTAGTTTTACTTCAGTCGGAAGGAACCTCCTCTGTTTCCCCCTGGCTGGGTGCTAGAAACTTGCAGTTTCGAGTTATTTTGGGACTGTAAAtacgaaggtttccttcaaatctCTTGGTTGGAAGTTTTAAGAATTCGGGTCATAAGAATGCTACACATAGAAAGATCACGCAGGGTAGTAATTACTACTAGGTGTTTTCAGTTTGGAATGCGAGCAAGGTTTTcgtaccaaattggcatccattgCTGTTGCCATGCCCTGCTCTTTTGTTTTGATTCAGTTATTACAACCTTGGGAGTATCATTATGTGAGATTTTTATGGTTATGCTGCATGACTTGATCGCAGATTCTTGGCTATTTCTACCGGTATAGTTTACTGGTACTATGCGTACGTACTGAAGATCGACGAGGAGGAATTCGGAGGCCACGGCGCCCTGCTTCAGGAGGGGATGTTTGCTTCGTTCACACTTTTCCtggtaaagaaaaaaaaaaggcttCGTTTCAATTAGTCTGTTTCAGCACATTGCTAATCATCCTGTGTCCAAGTAGATCCTATTTTGTCCCGGTGATATATTCATACCTTGCTGTTCTCTTTTAGTATCATTCTGTGAAAACGCAGTAGCAAGTAAATACAGTTATGGTCCTATAAGTTATTGTACATAATATTGTTGGCATTGGCTTCAACTATGTATATGCTAATTTCGATCAGTAGGCAGTTGCTGGTGATTACTGACAAGATTTTTACTTTTTTGCTTTGCAGCTCTCATGGATTCTTGTATACAGTTTGGCTCACTTCTGAGAAGAAGCTCATTCGTTGAACATACCATGGGACAACTGCCCACCAGACCGGTCAGAAGGAATTTCGCCACAAACCATGTAAATTAAAGAGCCTTAGGGCTGCACTGTATTAAACCTGTCCAGGCAGTAGTACCGCTGTTTCTGAATCCCAGTGTAATTTTGTTAATTATGGTTAGTTCAATTCAGCATGGGCTAGACCGCTGTTCAATACTATTGATAGTCCAGGCAGTAACTCTGTTACTGAATCCCAGTGTGGAAACTTGGTTCAATATTGAATCAAACAAAACCATTGTTAGTTGAATAATCATTGTAAACATATTAATTGCTAAGAATAATTTGTTACAGCTTGTCACACAACACTCATTTGTAAAGGGCAAAAGCACCAGACATGAGATCTTGATGAACAAAAGTTACAAAGGGATCATCTCATCACAACAAATATTGTACATCTGTTGCACTACATTTCATGAAAGACAACCGTTCCTGTGATTTTGTGGGCAAAATTAGCCATTCTCTAGCTCTCTAGCCACCACGTAAGCTTTTGGCAAAGTTGCTGCTGTTAGTTCAACAAAACTGGAGTGGATTATTGATCCGGTCCACCATCAGGTCCTTGGTGACGGGCGACATGTAAATTCACTTCTTAGCATGGAGCTTTCTCCTTTTGTTGTTGTTAGGCCTCTCACGTTTctgctccttcttcctcttcttgagcTGCACCTGGTGTGACCTTCCAACCAGTGAGGGTTGCTCCTTCAACCCAAAGCTTCTCGCAACATGTCCCAGGTGGAGCTTCTTGACCATGAAAATCTTCTTCAGTTCGCCTCGGTGGGCGGTGTAAGCACGAAGCCATGAACAAAAGGCGTCCCTCGCAAGCTTGTTTGCTGTGGCCTGCATAAGAGTAAATGATAGCACACACGTTCAGATCAATAATAGCAGCAGAAATCCTAATATTGACAATAACAAGGGACACACGCTATTCTTCTAGTTTACGCAGGAGTCAAATATGATAATCATCACTCATCAGAAGAATATGTACATTACCTCGGATGCGATGTAATTTTCCAACGTTCTCTGCACAGACAGTATCCATGGGTGCATATCCAAAGATATAGGCTTCCTCTTGAGAGGCTTCTCTCCATTTAAAGGGAAACCGTCTAAAACCTTTTGGAAGGGGTATTCTGTCAGAGATACGCCATGTAGCTCTAGATCTCTCAAGTAATCGATTTCAACAGGTTGGAGAAACAGGAGGGCCTCCCCCTTTTCACCAATCCTTGCAGTTCTTCCGACCCTATGATAAACAGATAATGTTACTAAAGCTGAAACATACCCAGGCGATAACTAGCACAAACAAAGTAATGAGGGTATAAGGTCTTTATTAGCGTATAATATCAAATCTTCATGGGAAACCACAGAATGATGTAGCATTCACAAGAAAGAGCTAAACAGTGTACGCGATTACCATTAACAAAAGCAAGAGCTATCTACACTTCATTCAGTTCCCATATGAACAACGAATTTGGTAACACTTAGCAGGGAAACTAATAGACCATAACCTACACATAAAAATGCATGACATGAGATACTTAAGGTACCTGTGAACATATTCAGAAGCCTCCCCAGGTGAGTCATACTGTATGATGCATTTCACTTTCGGAATGTCCAAACCCCTAGCAGCAACATCAGTGCATACAAGAATTGCAGATTTTTCAGTACTGAATCCCAAGTATGATTTCTTTCTATCCTCCTGGTCCATACTACCATGTAAACGGAACACTTTACAACTAAGAAACTTTTGCTTATTTTCCGCATCTAGTGCAAGGCCACGGCTCCACTCAAGCTGGCTGAGAACAGTGTGATGGAAATCTACAGAGTCACATGTTGACAAGAAAACGACAACCTGCAAAAGGAAGATGAAAACTAACTTAAAATGGTTCAACTCTCATTTAAAATGCTACAGGGTAACAAGCAAAACTTGCGGTGGAAAGAAAAGTATAGCCTAGTGATTGATAAACAGCTTCATGGTATATAGAACTAACCTTCTGGGACACTTGTCTTTCAAATTGAGATTTCAGAATGGTAAGAAGAACCGCAAGCCTCGAACCACATGAAACTGCATAAAATAAAAGGCATTGCAGTGACTACAAAAGCAACACATGGCAAACATGAGGATAAAGTTCCAAGCGAGCAAATTTCCACTACCTTTAACATATCTTTGAATCAATTGTGCGGGAAGCTTAAAATCATCAACCGCATGTTGCACCATATCATTGTGCTTTACAGGtatttcctcctcgtcatcagatAATAAGGAAGTGTGCTTCTTCCCTAGGGCTCTGGACCTCTCAGAAGGCTTGTTTTGTTCATCAAGTCCAATCATCACTGGGTTCTTCAAACTAATGTTGGCTAAGCGGTTCACCTTTTCGTTGAGAGTTGCTGATAGGAGAAGGTTTTGCCTTTGCACATGGTCTGTTTTGCTTTTATTCTGGCCAGAAGCATCAATCCTGGAACCCAAGAGGCCTAGTATATCCTCGACTGCTTTTCCAAAACCAAGTTCAAGAATGCTGCATGAATAAAAGTAAACACAGTTGCCGTAAGAGCTTTGTCCACTGGATAAGATATCTTGTATGGAAAAGGGTTAATTAAACGATGAATTCATGTACTAGACCTGTCAGCTTCATCAAAAACTATCCAGCGCAAATTTGAATAAACAAATGAGGAAGTATGTTGTAAGTGGTCCAGCAGGCGCCCAGGTGTGGCAATAAGAATTGATATCCCTGGAAAAAACGTGTAGATTCAAAATACACGAATATACAAAGACAAAAGTACAAAAGAAAAGGCAAGAAATGCTTGATGGGACAAGATATACCTTTCCGTAGCCTTGCTTTCTCTTTTGATCTACTCTCACCGCCCATCACATACCCAGGGACAAGCCAGTGGAAACGATGCACCAACTGCTGCGCAATCCCATAAACCTGCAAGCACAGCTCCCGCGTTGGAACAATAACCAACGCTGGAGTCACATAATTAGTAACACATCACTGGGACAATTGGGAGTCCTTCACAAGAAAACTAGACAGATTTCCCATATTACAGCCCCAATTTTTTTTTCTTCCATAGATGAGTCATACTGGGGATCCTTCATAAGACAATTAGGAATCGAGACTGTACAATTGTATGATTTGTTTCGGTTATGTTTCGGTCAACAGTACTCCGCTGATTTATTTTCAAGGCAGATAAAATACTAGCTGAATTCCATTATTAGCAAATGGCAGCTAGCCTCGGTGGTAAAAACTGTATATCCACCTAAATCAGGAATAAGAAACACAAGCAGAGCGAAGCAAGCCATTACCAAAAGTTCCATGAGTCCTCTCGACACGAGGCTCCCTCATCTGGAGAAGGTGAACGATCGGCGCAAGGTACGCAAGCGTCTTGCCGGTGCCAGTGGCCGCCTTGACCAGCCTGCAATTGTTCAGCACGAACCAACAGATGTTTGTTCAGAAAGGAGTAGTGCTCTAACAAAGGAGATGGACAAAATGAGACTGTGTTAGGTGCGTACAAGTGCTGCCCTGACATGGCGACCGGAATCGCCTGCGCCTGGATCCGCGTCGGTGCCTGGAAACCCATCTTATCTAGCCCACAGAAATTGAACAGCATACAATGGTTAGCAAGTAGAAGAGAATTGGTGCAAGACAAAAGGGCTGGCTGGCTAGCATTTATCAAGCACAGGGAAAATCAGAAACACATTGCTTTCTGATTTTTTGTTGGATATAAGATATGCTCGGGAGAATCCAGAGGTGTCCTACTATGCCATGCCCATAAATCACATCAAAGTATGTTTTTTTTCTAACAAATTTGATCCCACAACCAATAAGCTATCCTTGTCTCACTCAAGATTAAAGCAGAAAGCTTCGAATCAGCGCTCAATGATAAAAAGATAATATGGTATTAGGCATATTACTGTAGCTACTAATTGGTCGACCCAACCAAGTCACTACGTGCACAGAGGCATAGGAAGAGAGGTACCTTGGAGGTGGGCGCAGAGGGTGGGGTGGAGCCCGAGGTCGGCGAAGGAGCGCGAAGAGAAGAGCCCCTCCTCCGCGTCCTCTTCCTTCGCCTTCTTCGCCGGCGCTTGCGCCGGCGACTTGCCGAACTTCCTCTTGGCGGCCATGGAGAGCTCGCGGCGGGGGAGACGAGCAGGGGTTTAGGGCGAACCAACGGGTTCCGCCTTCACACAGCGTTTACGTAACCAAGTGGCTCGTGTGTAACTGGGCTTGGGTTGTTTAACGTTAGGTAAGGCCCATCACCGCCTGGTCAGGCCGAAAGAAAAAAAGAGTGcctacaaaaacaaaacaaatcaTTTTCAGATGAGCAAAAAACTACGCCGGGAAACGGTAACTGAAATCACATTTCACACCCTGCTATGTGTCTCCACCCATGAATGCATTTAGAGCAGCTTCAGGACCTGATTTAGACGTGACCGAATCAAATTAAGATCACGAGGATCAGTAAGCATGGTCCACCAGAGCGAGTCTATTTGGGAAGCCAGTGAATTAACATAGAGCCGCGTGCCTCAAAGTACTTCTCGATCTGCGCGGCCTAATACCGTGTCCGGCACAACCCCACATGTCTTCTTGCGGTGCAATGGACACAACGCGGTGACAAGGTGACGAGTGGCGGGTCAACCCTGTCTACGCCTTCCCCGCTCCTTCATGTTGTTTCTCCTCCTCTCCCCGCCATTTTCCACGTTGTATTCAGCTATAAAAAGCTTTGACACCGCGTGACAAGCCTGACACTCACCTCCGCCGTTCTCCTCCGCCTCCTAACCACAATACCACGTCGCCACATCACCACCTACTCGATGTTGGACCGTAAGGGCCGCACGTCGCCACTTGAacctgcgccgccgccgctcgagCTTGTCCCTTCGAACGATGCCTCCGGCGAGTTCGCCGAGATGGACAAGGCGTTAATGGCGGACGGGGAGCGTGAAGCGGCGGAGTAGTAGGCGCAGTAGGACAACGGACCGGAGCCGACAAACCCAAAGCATGCGGCTATCATCGCGCCGTACTAGAAGTTGCGGCAGCTTCAGGACGGCACCCGTAATCACGAGAAGATCATCCTCTGTCACATCACCAAGATCTCCGTCGAGCGGCCACCGATGGAGGAGGCTGGTTACCTTCTCATCACGGCTGAGCAGTAAAGGATCCTCAAACTCAACGCTCAGTCCAGGCCACCGCCGCCCGCGAAGCAACCTGATGCGACGCCAACAACGATCCAACATTGGCGATGCGCGAAGCAAGGGCGGGTGCAGCGGGCCAAGGGGAACAACGACGACAAGACTGGCCCGTTGCGCGCACCAAACGAGTAGGCTAGTTTACCTATGAGTACAAAAGGGACGGCTGATACGTGAACGCACGTCAGTTCTGCGACGAGCTCGCTCTGCTCATTACCAACGGCAACTGCGTCAGGGCCACCGAAGTACTCCACCTCGCCGGCGTGATTCGTCGGATCCCTCGGTCTCCGCCGGCCGCCTCGGCGGCGGGAGGCCGGGGGATCCCCGTCTCGTGTCCTGTACATAGTGTAGGAGCTCTGTGGTTGCAGGTCGTCGGCGTCTTGGAGGTGGAGGCGTGGCGGCTGAAGTTTGCGGGCGGTGGATCTCCTCTCCGGCGTCGGCGCTCTGCGGGGCGTCGTCTTCGATCCACCGCCATCGACGCCCTCGCATCTCTGCGGAGGTGCCGTGGGCGTCTTCCCCGTGGCCGGCTCCGAGGGCGGCGGAGCCTCCAAATCGAGTTCATGAAGAAGGTGTTGCAGCGGCGCATCGGATCGTCCGCGACAATGTTCGGCGGTGTAGGCCTTCCGGGACCGGCGCTCGGCGACTTCCCGCTCGCCTGGGGACTGCCTCGGATCCAAGGCTTCGAgggaggcagcggcggcggcgcgccaccGACGGCATCGACGGTTCGAAGCCGCGGTCATCGTGCAGGAGGGCGGTTCTGTATTTTTGTGTTTCTTGGGATCCTTTCTGTAATGTTTCCGATGTAATGTTGTTCCTtctcccgcaaaaaaaaaaactgcgtCAGGGCCAACCACTGGATTAAGCTGCTGTCTGTATGGTGCAGTCACCAGCCCTGGTCTTCGCTACACGAGCCATGGAGGACATGGCGTCCTGGTAACTCACCTCTCGTCACCATCAGTTTAATATATACGTTTGACATGCACAGCCAGACCTAGACTTAATTAGCCGACATGATAAACTGCTGCCTAGACTCTGACGAGAAAGGCCTAGATCATATGAAAAAATCACCATGGTCAATGCTGATAACAAAACCGAAAAACAATTATCGTTTACATCGATACCACGGCCATTGCTCACTTCAACAACACCCTCACCATGTCAAACTGCAATCCATGCCTCTCCTCCAGAGCCTTGCTCAATAGCTAAGGTGTGTGCTTCACTAAACTATACTTCCCCTCCATGGTGCCATCTTTGAGGTAAGGTTGAGGGGCCTCGTCCTGCACCGAAAAGAACAGGAAAATGGTGTTATTGAGCAGCAGTGGCAAGCTGGCCGGGTGGTAGTTATCTCATTCGTACGTTTCGTAACAGAATGTGAGGAATGAAACAGAAAACGCTGGAACGTTTGGCAGCACAAAAATCCTCTAGTTCTTGCTCGTTTCTGAACCTAACTGCCGCCTGCTCTTCAGTTTTGATTCCCACAGATCTCAGGACTCTCCTCGTTCGTTGTGCACAAGCTGTGGCCGATGGCAACCGCCTGTTGGCCACTAAACTGCTAAATAGGGTGGTGATTGTTCTGGCATCGTACTTGATCGAGGGTCTTGAGGCGCGCTTGGCCATGATAGAGAGTCAGGTTTATCTCAACCTCATGGCGAGCACGTAGCACAGACTGGTTAGAGGCTTACAGCCTTTCTCTGCAGCTTGCCTTTTTGACAGGGTGTCATGGCACTTTGCCAACCAAACTATTCTTGATGTCTCTCACAAGGGACAGTAGTTTATACTATATCTAaattggaaaccttatgaaatatGTGATGGTCCGTACAGGCCGATGAAATCTTGACATCAATGGTATCGATATATTACGTTTTAAAAGTAACAAGCAA
This Lolium perenne isolate Kyuss_39 chromosome 1, Kyuss_2.0, whole genome shotgun sequence DNA region includes the following protein-coding sequences:
- the LOC127342572 gene encoding kinetochore protein SPC25 homolog, giving the protein MAAAGSESEMQADLAAQRAACERQVAAGRDPSAWAAFRAGLHSARSGAQQTFSRKGDLAGLQKQLRDLEADLAQTLSLKIAKERKRERMRESISASAAAGEQLRNTIADQMNRRVQHAAAVSRALDAVEALETKDSEDEQWREDIDKAVSWYQQFAGFQVVEKVGGVRFIFDKVDSQVPEKEFSMVLNFDKDSEELLKDLNLANDLPKFVRITRERIQAASMNGTLPVSTMVCPDASPLQISSPPMMSVDSSSRNDADQSHSQSKNKKKALPAKRRASALSAASPGSVRRSPRFPGHVSPQEADSDHGKLSPD
- the LOC127342594 gene encoding uncharacterized protein, with protein sequence MAKAKPSSSSSKQPQQQNGGHAVPSKLARYLDPEASWDKDQLLDAVHWIRQAVGLACGLLWGSLPLVGGIWIALFLAISTGIVYWYYAYVLKIDEEEFGGHGALLQEGMFASFTLFLLSWILVYSLAHF
- the LOC127342584 gene encoding DEAD-box ATP-dependent RNA helicase 17 — encoded protein: MAAKRKFGKSPAQAPAKKAKEEDAEEGLFSSRSFADLGLHPTLCAHLQDKMGFQAPTRIQAQAIPVAMSGQHLLVKAATGTGKTLAYLAPIVHLLQMREPRVERTHGTFALVIVPTRELCLQVYGIAQQLVHRFHWLVPGYVMGGESRSKEKARLRKGISILIATPGRLLDHLQHTSSFVYSNLRWIVFDEADSILELGFGKAVEDILGLLGSRIDASGQNKSKTDHVQRQNLLLSATLNEKVNRLANISLKNPVMIGLDEQNKPSERSRALGKKHTSLLSDDEEEIPVKHNDMVQHAVDDFKLPAQLIQRYVKVSCGSRLAVLLTILKSQFERQVSQKVVVFLSTCDSVDFHHTVLSQLEWSRGLALDAENKQKFLSCKVFRLHGSMDQEDRKKSYLGFSTEKSAILVCTDVAARGLDIPKVKCIIQYDSPGEASEYVHRVGRTARIGEKGEALLFLQPVEIDYLRDLELHGVSLTEYPFQKVLDGFPLNGEKPLKRKPISLDMHPWILSVQRTLENYIASEATANKLARDAFCSWLRAYTAHRGELKKIFMVKKLHLGHVARSFGLKEQPSLVGRSHQVQLKKRKKEQKRERPNNNKRRKLHAKK